The following proteins are encoded in a genomic region of Chryseobacterium cucumeris:
- the gdhA gene encoding NADP-specific glutamate dehydrogenase, with amino-acid sequence MEQYNIDQKIQEFIAKIEAKNPNEPEFLQAVKEVAVTVIPFIATKKEYTGMKLLERMAEAERIIIFRVPWVDDKGEIQVNRGFRIQMNSAIGPYKGGIRFHPTVNLSVLKFLAFEQVFKNSLTTLPMGGGKGGSDFDPQGKSDMEVMRFCQAFMTELCKHIGPETDVPAGDIGVGAREIGYLFGQYKKIRNEFTGVLTGKGLAYGGSLIRPEATGYGVVYFAEQMLKTIGQDFKDKIVTVSGFGNVAWGVIKKATELGAKVVTISGPDGYIYDKDGISGEKIDYLLELRSSGNNRAEDYAKKYPSAEFHAGKRPWDVKCDVAFPSATQNELDLDDARKLVENGCICVTEAANMPSTLDAINYFLDNKVLFSPGKASNAGGVATSGLEMTQNSIRLNWTSEEVDARLKEIMIGIHKACRDYGKDEDGYVNYVKGANIAGFVKVAEAMLAQGVV; translated from the coding sequence ATGGAACAATATAATATTGACCAGAAAATCCAAGAGTTTATTGCAAAAATTGAAGCAAAAAATCCTAACGAACCGGAATTTTTACAGGCTGTAAAAGAAGTTGCCGTAACCGTAATTCCATTCATTGCTACTAAAAAAGAATATACCGGAATGAAGCTGCTTGAAAGAATGGCTGAAGCTGAAAGAATTATTATTTTCAGAGTTCCATGGGTTGATGACAAAGGAGAAATTCAGGTTAACAGAGGTTTCAGAATTCAAATGAACTCTGCTATTGGACCATACAAAGGAGGAATCCGTTTCCACCCTACTGTAAACCTATCCGTTCTTAAATTCCTTGCTTTCGAGCAGGTATTCAAAAACTCTTTGACAACTCTTCCAATGGGAGGTGGTAAAGGAGGTTCAGATTTTGATCCACAAGGAAAATCTGATATGGAAGTAATGCGTTTCTGCCAGGCTTTCATGACAGAATTATGCAAGCACATCGGTCCTGAAACAGACGTACCTGCAGGAGATATCGGTGTTGGAGCAAGAGAAATCGGATATTTATTCGGACAATACAAGAAAATCAGAAACGAATTTACCGGTGTTCTTACAGGAAAAGGTCTTGCGTATGGAGGTTCATTAATCCGTCCTGAAGCTACAGGATATGGTGTAGTATACTTCGCTGAGCAGATGCTTAAAACGATCGGACAGGATTTCAAAGATAAAATTGTAACGGTATCAGGTTTCGGAAACGTAGCGTGGGGAGTGATCAAAAAAGCAACTGAACTAGGTGCTAAAGTTGTAACAATCTCTGGTCCTGACGGATATATCTACGATAAAGATGGTATCAGCGGAGAAAAGATCGATTATTTATTAGAACTTAGATCTTCAGGAAACAATAGAGCTGAAGACTATGCTAAAAAATATCCATCTGCTGAATTCCACGCTGGAAAACGTCCTTGGGATGTGAAGTGTGATGTTGCCTTCCCTTCTGCAACTCAAAACGAATTAGATTTAGATGATGCAAGAAAATTAGTTGAAAACGGATGTATCTGTGTAACTGAAGCGGCTAACATGCCTTCTACACTAGATGCGATCAACTATTTCTTAGACAATAAAGTATTATTCTCTCCTGGTAAGGCTTCCAATGCTGGAGGTGTTGCGACTTCAGGATTAGAAATGACCCAGAACTCTATCCGTCTGAACTGGACTTCTGAAGAAGTTGACGCAAGATTAAAGGAAATCATGATCGGTATCCACAAAGCTTGCAGAGACTATGGAAAAGACGAAGACGGTTATGTAAACTATGTAAAAGGTGCAAATATTGCCGGCTTCGTAAAAGTAGCAGAAGCAATGTTGGCTCAAGGAGTGGTGTAA
- a CDS encoding iron chaperone yields MQNTFTNIDEYILLFPVEVQKKLQELRKVIHLQVPDIEEYIGYQMPAFRYRGKPLVYFAGYKKHIGFYPGAEGIRTFETDFKERKYKFSKGAVQFPIHENLPLDLIIKIILFRAQEI; encoded by the coding sequence ATGCAAAACACCTTTACAAATATTGATGAATATATTCTTCTGTTTCCGGTAGAAGTACAGAAGAAGCTTCAAGAACTTAGAAAAGTAATCCATCTACAGGTTCCGGATATTGAAGAATATATTGGGTATCAGATGCCCGCCTTCCGGTACAGAGGAAAACCTTTGGTTTATTTTGCCGGATATAAAAAGCATATCGGATTCTATCCGGGAGCTGAAGGCATCCGTACTTTTGAAACAGATTTTAAAGAGAGAAAATATAAATTCTCTAAAGGAGCCGTGCAATTTCCAATTCATGAAAATCTTCCGCTCGATCTGATCATTAAGATCATCCTGTTCAGGGCACAAGAAATTTGA
- a CDS encoding YkgJ family cysteine cluster protein → MDLDFYKKQAIQKQKEHKKFLDGLKKKPPKNLDYVVQETHDEVFEEIDCLQCANCCKTTGPLYTEKDIERIAKHLRMKSADFEAKFLRVDEDNDKVLQNLPCFFLNSDNTCSIYDVRPKACREYPHTDRKKIYQINNLMLKNTVICPAAFEFVEKMMKNIVK, encoded by the coding sequence ATGGATTTAGATTTTTATAAAAAACAAGCGATACAAAAGCAGAAAGAGCACAAGAAATTTCTGGACGGATTGAAGAAAAAACCGCCCAAAAATCTCGACTATGTAGTGCAGGAAACCCACGATGAAGTTTTTGAGGAAATTGATTGCCTGCAGTGTGCCAATTGCTGCAAAACAACAGGCCCGCTTTATACTGAAAAAGATATTGAGCGAATTGCCAAACATCTCAGAATGAAGTCCGCAGACTTTGAAGCAAAGTTTTTAAGAGTGGATGAAGATAATGACAAAGTGCTGCAAAATCTTCCCTGCTTTTTTCTGAACAGTGATAATACATGCTCTATCTACGACGTAAGACCGAAAGCCTGTCGTGAATATCCTCATACAGACCGTAAGAAGATTTATCAGATCAATAACCTGATGCTGAAAAACACGGTAATCTGCCCGGCTGCATTTGAATTCGTAGAAAAGATGATGAAGAATATAGTGAAGTAA
- a CDS encoding ion channel has protein sequence MTGGFRKKIRQKNAENSGFGTNASGRFINKDGLPNVQRRGVNVFNRLSWYHTMLNLSSFRFISYLVIAYIIINLLFAMIYYLIGVEHLTGIDKSDPLNEFIDVFFFSSQTFTTVGYGRIAPVGFLASLVATFEAFLGLLTFAIATGLFYGRFSRPRAYLRFSDIAVIAPFQESSALMFRLAPYKNNALTDADVIVSVAIEVIENGIAKSNFYRLTTQMSKINTLALNWTVVHKIDENSPFYGFSEEDFKNTDIELIVQVRAFDEVFSNTVVQRSSYTTGEIVYGAKFVPMYYPNKENLSTVLDLDKINEYKKEELPESVRNKE, from the coding sequence ATGACAGGAGGATTCAGAAAAAAAATCCGTCAGAAAAATGCGGAAAACAGTGGTTTCGGAACCAATGCATCCGGAAGATTTATCAATAAAGACGGCCTCCCGAATGTTCAGAGAAGGGGAGTGAATGTTTTTAACAGGCTAAGCTGGTACCACACCATGCTGAATCTCTCCTCATTCCGTTTTATATCTTATCTGGTTATCGCTTATATTATCATTAATCTTTTGTTTGCAATGATTTATTATCTGATTGGTGTAGAGCATCTTACCGGAATTGATAAGAGTGATCCGCTCAATGAATTTATCGATGTCTTTTTCTTCAGTTCTCAGACATTTACCACCGTTGGATATGGAAGAATAGCTCCTGTAGGCTTTTTGGCAAGTCTTGTAGCCACATTTGAAGCTTTTCTGGGATTGCTTACCTTTGCTATTGCAACAGGGCTTTTCTACGGAAGATTTTCAAGACCCCGGGCATATCTTAGATTTTCTGATATAGCAGTTATTGCTCCTTTTCAGGAATCTTCAGCATTAATGTTCAGGCTTGCTCCCTATAAAAACAATGCATTGACGGATGCAGATGTAATTGTATCAGTGGCTATAGAAGTAATAGAAAACGGAATCGCCAAAAGCAATTTTTACCGGCTTACAACACAGATGAGCAAGATCAATACACTGGCGCTCAACTGGACTGTAGTGCATAAAATTGATGAAAACTCTCCGTTTTATGGCTTTTCCGAAGAGGATTTTAAAAATACGGATATTGAGCTTATTGTGCAGGTTCGCGCATTTGATGAAGTATTTTCAAACACTGTGGTTCAAAGATCTTCATATACAACGGGAGAAATTGTATATGGGGCCAAATTTGTTCCGATGTATTATCCAAATAAGGAAAACCTTTCAACAGTACTGGATCTGGATAAAATCAATGAATATAAGAAAGAAGAGCTTCCGGAATCAGTGAGAAATAAAGAATAA
- a CDS encoding group III truncated hemoglobin, whose translation MKKLESREDIEHLVNSFYNKVVKDETIGFFFNDIAKVDWDQHLPKMYSFWESILFGQMTYKGNPMGVHFPINEIQAMEQKHFDRWLELWRSTIEENFVGENADMAIYKSENIAKLMAFKMELARRL comes from the coding sequence ATGAAAAAGCTTGAATCAAGAGAAGATATTGAACACCTTGTCAATTCATTTTACAACAAAGTTGTTAAAGATGAAACTATTGGTTTCTTTTTTAATGATATCGCTAAGGTAGACTGGGATCAGCATCTTCCTAAAATGTATTCTTTCTGGGAGTCTATCCTTTTCGGACAGATGACTTATAAAGGAAATCCAATGGGTGTACACTTCCCGATTAACGAGATACAGGCTATGGAACAGAAACATTTTGACCGATGGCTGGAACTTTGGCGCAGCACTATTGAGGAAAACTTCGTAGGGGAAAATGCTGACATGGCGATTTACAAGTCAGAGAATATAGCAAAACTGATGGCTTTCAAAATGGAGCTGGCGAGAAGGTTGTAG
- a CDS encoding calcium:proton antiporter: MRLKELLHYTYIFPILAVGYYFSGLMGSGVLYDILAGILLIGSVLSAVHHAEVVAHKVGEPFGTIILALCITIIEVALIISLMVAGGDQAITLARDTVFAAVMLILNGILGICILVGGVKYHEQFFARTSATTYLVSIVSILVLTLVLPNFTSSVNGPFYNEAQLIFISIACLAIYGVFLMVQTVRHRSYFIVPDEHPEEHYIPSLSKTLISFIFLVICLVIVVLMAKGLSDTIEAMVQSLGAPKSLVGVIIAAVVLLPEGVAAIRAARANQIQSSLNLALGSALASIGLTIPAVSVVCIMYNIPLVLGLDKKDIILLSLSVFIVMLSLSRGKTNVLYGTVLLVNLAAYIFTVIVP; the protein is encoded by the coding sequence ATGAGACTAAAAGAACTTTTACATTATACCTATATTTTTCCTATTCTGGCAGTAGGATACTACTTTTCCGGTTTGATGGGAAGTGGTGTTCTATATGATATTCTTGCCGGTATTTTATTAATCGGAAGTGTTTTGTCCGCAGTACATCATGCTGAAGTGGTAGCTCATAAAGTAGGGGAGCCTTTCGGAACCATCATTCTGGCTCTTTGTATCACCATTATTGAAGTGGCACTTATCATCTCGCTGATGGTTGCCGGCGGAGATCAGGCGATCACGCTGGCCAGAGATACCGTTTTTGCTGCTGTAATGCTTATTCTTAATGGAATTCTGGGGATATGTATTCTGGTAGGCGGCGTTAAATATCACGAGCAGTTCTTTGCAAGGACTTCAGCAACCACTTATCTGGTGAGTATTGTTTCTATTCTGGTACTTACCCTTGTTCTTCCCAATTTTACATCAAGTGTCAACGGACCATTCTATAACGAAGCACAGCTTATTTTTATATCCATTGCGTGTCTTGCCATTTACGGGGTTTTCCTGATGGTGCAGACCGTTCGCCACAGAAGCTACTTTATTGTTCCTGATGAGCATCCTGAAGAACATTATATACCTTCATTGTCAAAAACCCTTATCAGCTTTATTTTTCTGGTAATTTGTCTTGTTATTGTCGTGCTGATGGCGAAAGGGTTATCCGATACCATAGAAGCAATGGTACAAAGCCTTGGAGCTCCGAAATCTCTGGTGGGAGTCATTATTGCTGCCGTGGTTCTCCTCCCTGAAGGGGTGGCAGCGATCCGTGCGGCAAGAGCCAATCAAATCCAGTCCAGCTTAAATCTGGCATTGGGTTCTGCACTGGCAAGTATCGGTCTTACTATTCCTGCGGTTTCAGTAGTGTGCATCATGTACAATATTCCGCTTGTATTAGGATTGGACAAAAAAGACATTATTCTGCTTTCTTTATCCGTATTTATCGTAATGCTTTCATTAAGCCGGGGTAAGACAAATGTTCTTTACGGAACCGTTCTTTTGGTGAATCTGGCAGCCTATATCTTTACAGTGATTGTTCCATAA
- a CDS encoding DUF6122 family protein: MAPSDIALLKTFTHYFLHLIFPVFIALIFYRKNWKKAYFILLATMLVDLDHLFANPIFDPSRGSIGFHFLHSYYAIAVYFLLLFFKGNIRIIGIGLLFHMFTDYQDFNFWPH; the protein is encoded by the coding sequence ATGGCTCCATCAGATATCGCATTGCTCAAAACTTTTACGCATTATTTTTTGCATCTTATTTTTCCGGTCTTTATTGCATTGATTTTTTATCGAAAAAACTGGAAAAAGGCATATTTTATTCTTCTTGCTACCATGCTGGTAGATCTTGATCATCTTTTTGCCAATCCAATTTTTGATCCTTCAAGAGGAAGCATAGGTTTTCATTTCTTACATTCTTATTATGCCATTGCGGTGTATTTTTTGCTGCTGTTCTTTAAAGGAAATATCAGGATAATAGGAATCGGGCTTCTGTTTCATATGTTCACAGATTATCAGGATTTTAACTTCTGGCCTCATTAA
- a CDS encoding DNA alkylation repair protein: MSIVKEIQEALAVLSIPEKAEFFPRFFKTGKGEYGEGDLFLGVKVPDQRSVAKEYYSKISLKELSTLLSSTYHEHRLTALFMLILKFEKTKDKAVKEEVVAFYLDHLPYVNNWDLVDSTCYKILGRYAFENQKEGLLKQLSESDEMWHKRIAVVGTMHYIKKGSFALTKEFVTRNLKHSHDLMHKANGWLLREMGNKNEGELIGYLNQYYKEMPRTCLRYAIEKLDEDLRQDYLKGRV, from the coding sequence ATGAGTATCGTTAAAGAAATACAGGAAGCGCTTGCTGTTTTATCCATTCCTGAAAAGGCGGAGTTTTTTCCGAGATTTTTCAAAACAGGAAAAGGAGAATATGGCGAAGGTGATTTGTTTCTGGGCGTAAAAGTTCCGGATCAGCGCTCTGTTGCAAAAGAATATTACTCAAAAATAAGCTTAAAAGAACTCAGTACATTACTTTCTTCAACATATCATGAACATAGGCTGACAGCTCTTTTTATGCTTATTTTAAAATTTGAGAAAACAAAAGATAAGGCAGTAAAAGAAGAAGTGGTCGCTTTTTATCTGGATCATCTTCCTTATGTGAACAACTGGGATCTTGTAGATTCTACCTGCTATAAAATTTTAGGCAGATATGCTTTTGAAAATCAGAAAGAAGGCCTTCTTAAGCAACTTTCGGAATCTGATGAGATGTGGCATAAAAGGATTGCTGTTGTCGGAACAATGCATTATATAAAAAAAGGATCATTTGCTCTGACCAAAGAATTTGTGACCAGAAATCTGAAACATTCCCATGACCTGATGCACAAAGCAAACGGATGGCTGCTAAGAGAAATGGGAAATAAAAATGAAGGCGAGCTGATCGGTTATCTGAACCAATATTATAAAGAAATGCCCAGAACCTGTCTTCGGTATGCTATTGAAAAGCTGGATGAAGATCTTCGCCAGGATTATCTTAAAGGGCGTGTTTAA
- a CDS encoding cation:proton antiporter, giving the protein MELYYSFSALIVLASIFAYLNYRFLKLPSTIGIMVIAIVVSIFLVLFGETVLPRTFGHLHNLMNGIDFTEVLMGAMLNFLLFAGGIHININDLKEQFRPVVIFSTVGVVISTFVVGFGMFYLLPYVGVKLPFIYCLVFGALISPTDPVAVLSVLKQANVSKSLETKVAGESLFNDGMAVVVFTVILQLAIGKEVDLSVETIGLLLLKEAGGGLLLGVLLGWVTSRLMREVDDYIISVLVTLSVVMGGYLIARQMHISGPLTMVAAGLFMGNFNRSFKMKSVTQDYLIKFWELIDEILNAVLFLFIGFELLMIKDLRHFMIPGLVAIVVVLLARFISIWGPTKFTSLRRSFSPQTVKVLVWGGIRGGVSIALAMSVPKSEYSEIILSITYCVVVFSIIVQGLTIAKVANPNKIAKEEEEQENIAVEEKV; this is encoded by the coding sequence GTGGAATTATATTATTCATTTTCAGCATTAATCGTATTAGCATCAATATTTGCCTATCTTAACTATAGGTTTTTAAAACTTCCGAGTACCATCGGAATTATGGTCATTGCCATTGTGGTTTCCATTTTTCTGGTCCTTTTCGGAGAAACGGTTCTTCCCAGAACTTTCGGACATCTTCATAACCTGATGAACGGAATTGATTTTACAGAAGTTCTGATGGGTGCCATGCTTAATTTTCTGCTCTTTGCAGGAGGAATTCATATTAATATTAATGACCTCAAAGAACAGTTCAGACCTGTAGTAATATTTTCCACAGTAGGGGTTGTGATTTCTACTTTTGTAGTAGGATTTGGAATGTTTTATCTGCTTCCTTATGTGGGGGTTAAACTTCCTTTTATCTACTGTCTTGTTTTCGGTGCCTTGATTTCTCCTACCGATCCGGTAGCGGTTCTGAGTGTCCTTAAGCAAGCCAATGTATCCAAATCACTGGAAACAAAAGTGGCCGGAGAGTCTCTTTTCAATGACGGTATGGCAGTTGTGGTCTTTACAGTGATTTTGCAGCTGGCGATCGGAAAAGAAGTGGATCTGAGTGTTGAAACGATAGGATTGCTTCTCCTTAAGGAAGCTGGTGGAGGTCTTTTACTCGGGGTTCTGTTAGGATGGGTTACTTCAAGATTGATGCGTGAAGTGGACGATTATATTATTTCCGTATTAGTAACGCTTTCGGTGGTAATGGGAGGTTATCTTATTGCCCGTCAGATGCATATATCAGGTCCATTGACTATGGTGGCGGCAGGATTATTTATGGGAAATTTCAACAGAAGTTTCAAAATGAAGTCTGTTACCCAGGATTATCTGATCAAATTCTGGGAATTGATTGATGAAATCCTGAATGCTGTATTATTCCTGTTTATTGGGTTTGAACTTTTGATGATTAAAGATCTCAGACATTTCATGATTCCTGGCTTAGTGGCCATTGTGGTAGTTTTGCTGGCAAGATTTATTTCGATCTGGGGACCTACAAAATTTACTTCCCTGAGAAGAAGTTTCAGTCCGCAAACGGTGAAAGTGCTTGTTTGGGGAGGAATTCGTGGCGGAGTTTCCATTGCATTGGCGATGTCTGTTCCTAAAAGTGAATACAGTGAAATTATTTTAAGTATTACCTATTGTGTTGTCGTATTCTCAATCATTGTTCAGGGACTTACCATTGCTAAAGTGGCCAATCCGAATAAGATCGCGAAAGAGGAAGAAGAACAGGAGAATATTGCAGTAGAGGAGAAAGTGTAG
- a CDS encoding DUF4919 domain-containing protein, translated as MKYHFFLLFIMFSVFGFSQKSKIDLKAIEKSLRTSDSPYNYEKLIFKFKGYPKSLDSIEAQYLYYGRNFRNDKISTSDDSFKSLVEAFKQNNFADCIKQGKALYGKDPTNLDILLILLRAYDSVKDGNNFVHHLNQFRTLTEGIRSSGDGKSEKTAYIVNSVGDEYILLNILNIGQDYTRSSKASKDAMFDIWEKDGKQIYIKILYLELTN; from the coding sequence ATGAAGTATCACTTTTTCCTTTTATTCATCATGTTTTCGGTTTTTGGGTTCAGCCAGAAATCAAAAATTGATTTAAAAGCTATTGAGAAAAGTCTCAGGACTTCCGATTCGCCGTACAATTACGAGAAGCTTATTTTCAAATTTAAAGGATACCCAAAGTCTCTGGATAGCATAGAAGCTCAATATCTGTATTATGGAAGAAATTTTAGAAACGATAAAATAAGTACATCAGATGATAGTTTTAAAAGTCTTGTAGAAGCCTTTAAGCAAAATAATTTTGCAGACTGTATCAAGCAGGGAAAAGCTTTGTATGGTAAGGATCCTACCAACCTGGATATTCTGTTGATCCTTCTTAGGGCTTACGACTCGGTAAAAGATGGAAATAACTTTGTACACCATCTGAATCAGTTCCGTACCCTTACCGAAGGAATAAGAAGTTCCGGAGACGGAAAATCCGAGAAAACAGCCTATATCGTCAATTCGGTAGGAGATGAGTATATTCTGCTCAACATTCTGAATATAGGACAGGATTATACCAGGAGTTCAAAAGCTTCTAAAGATGCGATGTTTGATATATGGGAAAAGGACGGGAAGCAGATTTATATCAAAATACTCTATTTGGAACTCACCAATTAA
- the hflX gene encoding GTPase HflX, whose amino-acid sequence MLEKKEHNYEKAVLVGVITQNQDEEKLTEYLDELEFLAFTAGATVQKRFTQKLTQPDSKTFIGSGKAIEIKEYVKENEIGTVIFDDELSPSQLKNLEREMEVKILDRTNLILDIFAQRAQTSYARTQVELAQYQYLLPRLTRMWTHLERQKGGIGMRGPGETEIETDRRIIRDRITLLKEKLKTIDKQMATQRNNRGKVVRAALVGYTNVGKSTLMNSISKSEVFAENKLFATLDTTVRKVVIGNLPFLLTDTVGFIRKLPTQLVESFKSTLDEVREADLLIHVVDISHESFEDHIESVNHILMEINAHQKPMIMVFNKIDDFSYEKKDEDDLTPSTRKNISLEEWKKTWMAKSKYPTVFISALTKENFPEMKKMIYDEVMKIHISRFPYNDFLFEYFDNDEEESNN is encoded by the coding sequence ATGTTAGAAAAGAAAGAACATAACTATGAGAAAGCTGTCCTGGTGGGTGTTATTACCCAGAATCAGGATGAAGAAAAACTGACGGAGTATTTGGATGAACTTGAGTTTTTAGCTTTCACAGCAGGAGCAACCGTACAAAAGCGCTTTACCCAAAAATTAACTCAGCCTGATTCCAAAACCTTTATCGGTAGCGGAAAAGCCATCGAGATAAAAGAATATGTAAAAGAAAACGAGATCGGAACCGTAATTTTCGATGATGAACTCTCTCCTTCACAGCTTAAAAACCTGGAAAGGGAAATGGAGGTTAAAATCCTAGACCGTACCAATCTTATTCTTGATATTTTTGCCCAGAGAGCACAGACTTCATATGCAAGAACACAGGTGGAGCTGGCACAATACCAGTATCTTTTACCACGACTGACAAGAATGTGGACCCACCTTGAGCGTCAGAAAGGGGGAATCGGGATGAGAGGTCCCGGGGAAACGGAGATTGAGACTGACCGTCGTATAATCCGTGACAGAATTACATTGCTGAAAGAGAAACTGAAGACGATAGACAAGCAGATGGCTACCCAGCGTAACAACCGTGGGAAAGTGGTTCGTGCTGCTTTGGTAGGATATACCAACGTAGGGAAATCTACCCTGATGAATTCCATTTCAAAATCTGAAGTTTTTGCTGAAAATAAATTATTCGCTACGCTGGATACCACGGTAAGAAAAGTGGTAATTGGAAATTTACCGTTTCTGTTGACAGACACCGTAGGGTTTATCAGAAAACTTCCTACTCAGCTGGTAGAATCTTTTAAATCTACATTGGATGAGGTTCGTGAAGCCGATCTTTTGATCCATGTGGTGGATATTTCTCACGAAAGCTTTGAAGATCATATAGAATCTGTAAATCATATCCTGATGGAAATCAACGCTCATCAGAAGCCAATGATTATGGTTTTTAATAAAATTGACGATTTCAGCTATGAGAAAAAGGATGAAGATGATCTTACGCCTTCAACCCGTAAAAATATTTCTCTTGAGGAATGGAAAAAGACGTGGATGGCAAAGTCAAAGTATCCGACAGTTTTCATCTCTGCATTAACGAAAGAAAACTTCCCGGAAATGAAGAAAATGATCTATGATGAGGTCATGAAGATTCATATTTCCAGATTTCCATACAACGATTTTCTTTTCGAATATTTCGACAACGACGAAGAAGAAAGCAACAATTAA
- a CDS encoding LytR/AlgR family response regulator transcription factor, with product MVTHIKCMIIDDDELDRLVLQHYIRQYQNIEIVATFDSAEKAVPYLDIPVDLLITETNLRGMNGLEFRKLAHKIPACIFVSSHPELAAGAFEINTLDFITKPLTAERFHYSMEKLFDFFEVKEKCECYDAMVGENCIKIKEGGHVFQIKMKDILYLEALKDYTRIITLEKNHCILNSLGNLLQKSFFNSFVRIHRSYAVPRHLIRGKSCHEIELPHRIKLPIGRTYKDNLSFFNP from the coding sequence ATGGTTACCCATATCAAATGTATGATTATTGATGATGATGAACTGGACAGGCTGGTTCTTCAGCATTATATCAGGCAATATCAAAACATTGAAATTGTTGCCACTTTCGACTCTGCTGAAAAGGCAGTTCCCTATCTTGATATTCCCGTTGATCTCCTGATTACCGAAACCAATTTAAGGGGTATGAACGGTCTTGAGTTCAGAAAGCTGGCCCATAAGATCCCTGCCTGTATTTTCGTAAGCTCTCATCCCGAACTGGCTGCCGGAGCTTTTGAGATTAATACTTTAGATTTTATTACCAAACCGCTTACCGCAGAACGATTTCATTATTCCATGGAAAAGCTTTTTGATTTTTTTGAAGTAAAAGAGAAATGTGAATGCTATGATGCCATGGTGGGAGAAAACTGCATCAAAATAAAAGAGGGTGGTCATGTTTTTCAGATTAAGATGAAAGATATTCTCTACCTGGAAGCTCTGAAAGATTACACCAGAATCATCACACTGGAAAAAAATCATTGTATTTTAAATTCGCTGGGAAATCTTCTGCAAAAAAGTTTTTTTAATTCTTTTGTCAGAATACACAGAAGCTATGCTGTCCCGCGTCATCTTATCCGCGGAAAAAGCTGTCACGAAATAGAACTTCCGCATCGTATAAAACTTCCTATTGGCCGAACTTACAAGGACAATCTTTCTTTTTTTAATCCTTAA
- a CDS encoding T9SS type A sorting domain-containing protein, which produces MERISIYCIILSVFSIPILHAQSAVLATGLDASGANGFVSYSVGQTTYLEKGTGQILEGVQQSYEVVTLTTHENTSELNGILLYPNPFRDYLYLDFTSNNFKGSEYQLFDAQGKLVKKDEISQSKSELNFSSLPSAMYIIRIIQNGENIKTFKIIKK; this is translated from the coding sequence ATGGAAAGAATATCTATTTACTGTATTATTCTGTCTGTCTTTTCCATCCCCATACTGCACGCACAATCTGCAGTTTTGGCAACCGGACTGGATGCATCAGGAGCTAATGGTTTTGTTTCTTACAGTGTAGGCCAGACAACCTACCTCGAAAAAGGAACAGGACAGATTCTCGAAGGTGTTCAACAATCTTATGAGGTTGTTACGCTTACTACTCATGAAAACACATCGGAACTGAACGGCATTTTGCTTTATCCAAATCCTTTCAGAGATTATTTGTATTTGGATTTTACCTCAAATAATTTTAAAGGATCAGAATATCAGTTATTTGATGCTCAGGGCAAACTGGTAAAAAAAGACGAGATTTCACAATCAAAATCTGAGCTTAATTTCTCCTCACTTCCTTCTGCTATGTACATTATCAGAATTATCCAAAATGGGGAAAATATCAAAACTTTTAAAATCATTAAAAAATAA